The Pseudoxanthomonas sp. genome segment GCCGGTCGTACCGCGCTACAGGCGCGGTGGATTAGGCGAGCGGCTATGCGCGCAGTAGCTTGATCTAAGTCCAAGGGCGGACACAGCTCAGCCACATCCATCAACCGCACCTTTCCTGAAGCCAGGATCAAGTCCATCAATGCTTCCACGACCTCTAGGCTCACGCCTCTTGGATTAGGCGCGCTCACACCCGGAGCAGTGGCTTGCGGCAATACATCCAGGCACAGGGTCAGGTAGATTACGTCCACCGCATCACACCAGCGATTCACCACTTCCGCTTGTGCGTGCCAATTCCACGCGTTTAGGGCGTCATCGGTGATGTAGTGGGCGCCCTCACGTTCGGCCGTAGCGAACAAGCGCGGTGTATTGCTGGAGCGACTGACGCCAATGCAGTGGTACTGGAGCGGCGTGGCACTCCTGTGGGCGTGCTCCAATGCTTGAAGGAAGGGCGTGCCGGAACTCGCACACCCCTGCTCGCGTAAATCGAAATGAGCATCGAAGTTGAAAATGCCGATTCGCGATGGTGATGGTCCGAGGTGGCCGCACAGGGCCGCATAGCTGGCA includes the following:
- the hutG gene encoding formimidoylglutamase, with protein sequence MNPAWAGRVDLPLSADTQRWHQVVASDPDLGAPGIALLGFASDEGIRRNAGRPGAAQGPDALRRTLANLPVLQPCPLYDAGNIVCEDRALELAQAHYSQRAQQLLDSGHWVVGLGGGHEIGYASYAALCGHLGPSPSRIGIFNFDAHFDLREQGCASSGTPFLQALEHAHRSATPLQYHCIGVSRSSNTPRLFATAEREGAHYITDDALNAWNWHAQAEVVNRWCDAVDVIYLTLCLDVLPQATAPGVSAPNPRGVSLEVVEALMDLILASGKVRLMDVAELCPPLDLDQATARIAARLIHRACSAVRPALNRSGQLNSMA